Proteins encoded in a region of the Chiloscyllium plagiosum isolate BGI_BamShark_2017 unplaced genomic scaffold, ASM401019v2 scaf_6186, whole genome shotgun sequence genome:
- the LOC122548204 gene encoding cysteinyl leukotriene receptor 1-like, which yields MMTTNEVLHKNSTITNMTMNGTVCPENHGYKYMVYSTVYSGVFVIGLLSNMLALFVFYRIAKSKNSSTVYLMNLAIADLLFVLSLPLRIVYYLREGDWPFRDFLCRVSTYTFYVSMYCSIFFLTCLSISRFLSTVHHMRHQRIFTFRRCVIACVIIWLFVGVAAAPFLLSGSEAHHGKIKCFEPVIAKSWTRIAKMNYFALTVGFLIPFIIILICYSLMIKYLMGVSWQSRRIKRDIAMIVLVLCVFFICFLPYHMQRTVHLYYLVHHHTDCDLENILRKSVVATLCLAVANSCFDPLLYIFVGQGFRTFVRAWLKRKESNVSYSSSSSKLFISAAFIQQGRMLESSAGPIKPTQTLLCEGDELLNEKTQGDNKFSSKTEIGDHFKRNSP from the coding sequence ATGATGACAACAAACGAAGTCCTGCACAAGAACTCTACAATCACAAACATGACTATGAATGGAACTGTATGTCCAGAAAATCATGGTTATAAATACATGGTCTACTCCACTGTGTACAGCGGTGTATTCGTCATTGGGTTGCTGTCAAACATGCTGGCTCTGTTTGTGTTCTACCGCATTGCGAAGAGTAAGAATTCCAGCACAGTCTACCTGATGAACCTCGCCATTGCTGACCTCCTCTTTGTGCTCAGCCTTCCCCTGAGGATTGTCTATTATCTAAGAGAAGGAGACTGGCCATTCAGGGATTTCCTGTGTCGAGTGTCCACCTACACTTTCTACGTCAGCATGTATTGCAGTATATTTTTCCTGACTTGCTTGAGCATATCTCGTTTTTTGTCCACAGTCCATCACATGAGGCATCAAAGAATTTTCACTTTCCGCCGGTGCGTCATAGCATGTGTTATAATCTGGCTCTTCGTGGGTGTAGCTGCAGCACCCTTCCTGTTGTCAGGGAGCGAAGCTCACCATGGCAAAATCAAGTGCTTTGAGCCTGTGATTGCCAAGAGCTGGACTCGCATTGCTAAGATGAACTACTTTGCACTGACTGTTGGATTCCTTATTCCTTTTATCATCATTCTCATCTGCTACTCTTTGATGATAAAGTACTTAATGGGGGTTAGTTGGCAGTCAAGACGAATCAAGAGGGACATAGCCATGATTGTGCTGGTTCTGTGCGTGTTTTTTATCTGTTTCCTTCCCTACCACATGCAAAGAACAGTGCATTTGTATTACCTGGTCCATCACCACACTGACTGTGATCTGGAAAACATTCTCCGCAAGTCAGTGGTGGCTACGCTGTGCCTGGCAGTGGCCAACAGCTGCTTTGACCCCCTGCTTTACATTTTTGTGGGGCAAGGGTTTAGAACATTTGTCAGGGCATGGCTGAAGAGAAAGGAATCTAACGTCTCGTACAGCTCCTCCAGTAGCAAGCTTTTCATTAGCGCTGCATTCATCCAACAAGGACGGATGCTGGAGTCGTCCGCAGGACCAATAAAGCCAACCCAGACTCTGTTGTGTGAAGGAGATGAACTGTTAAATGAAAAAACTCAAGGAGACAATAAATTctcaagcaaaacagaaatcgGTGATCACTTCAAGCGAAACAGCCCATAG